The DNA window CGCCTCGCGCCTGGCCTCGGGGTCGCCGGAAGATCTCAGCACCGAGCCGATCTCGGAGAGCGCATCCTCGCCGCCGAGCGCGCCCAGCACCGAGACGGCGCCCCTCTTGTAGCCCGCGCCTGCATCTGCGCCCCGCGCGTCCTGTGCGGCGCTTGCCCTCACCGCCTCGCGCGCTGCGCGGTCCTTGAGGGCCTCGCCCCTTGCGAGAGCGTCCCTGGCCTCGTCTGAGAGCTTCGCGTCGCCGCCCACCGCGTGCCGATAGAGCGCCTGCGCTGCCCTCTCGCCCTTGAACGAGGCGAGCGCGCGGACGAGCGCCTGCCGCTGCTGCGCGGGCCTCGCCTCATCCAGCATTCGAATTACGGTATCCAGCGCGATCGGCCCCATGCGGGAGAGGTCGGAGCCGAGATCCGCGATCTCATCGCGGTCCTTTGCGGGATCGAGCGACAGAATCACGCCGAGGGTCGTGTCAACGGCGCCGCGAACGACGCGCTCCTCATCGTGGGCTTCCTGCGCCGCTTCCTCCTCGAGCGCCTCCTCTTCACGGGAGTCGAGCCTCGCCTCCAGGTCCGAGACGAAGCGGCGTGCCGCGGCGGAGTAGGATCTCCGGGCCTGCAAGGTCGATTCGGCGCCGGCCGGCGAGCCTGCCTCGGCCCCTGTCCCGGGCGCGCCTGTGCAGGATGTGAGGACGAGTGCGAGCGACGCAAACAGCGTGACCAACTGGGAGTTCATGACCGCCCCCTGGTGTTATATATATGAAATGAGCTTATCATCATCGCCCGGAACATGGAAGAACAGTCTGAAAAGATGCCACATGTTCAAGGCCTTCTCAATTGCTTTGATAACTATGTAAAAAAATAATGATAATAAATAGGGGCCGCAACGGACCCTGCGGCAGCAGGGGTATCAAAAGCGACACGTCCTTATTCAGCGGTGGTGCGCGGTCGAATCGGGCTCGTCGTACAGCTGCTCGTAGGTGCGGCCCCTGCCGGCGGGGCGGCGTTCTTCCTTGGGCGGCCCCTCTCCGGGGCACCTTTTGCACAGAAGCCTCTTCCTCATGAGGCGGAGGAGGAAGGCGGCGAGCTTGAAGCCGATGTAGGCGGCGAGCAGGGCCAAAAAGACGTCCCTCGGGTCGGACTTTATGTTGGCCGAGGCCCTGTCTACGGCCGCCGCGACCCCGCCTTTCAGCCCCGCCACGAACTCGTCGAAGGGGGCGTCGAGGGCGTAGGCCCTGCCGAAGGCGTAGATCACGCGGAAGTTGTAGAGCATGCCGCGCCACGCGCGCGCGCCTATCTCCCCGGCGAACATCATGGAGAAGATCGCGGCGAGCAGGGCGAACTCGGAGAATATCTTCTCCGCCGCGAACACGACGGACTTCACGGACAACCTCATCATCTTCATCGATCCCTCCCTAGTCCTCTGCCTGCAGTTCCCCTGTGCCCGCTGCGCGACGGGCACGGCGCGCCCTCACCCATGCGTAAGCGGCACAGGACCATCTCCAGCCGGCCCTGCCCCAGTCTCGCATCTGCCTTGCGGCGAGAGCGACGTCGGCCCCGGACAGTCCCCTCTCGGCGAGCCCCTGGACCACCACGTATATCACCGGCACGATGCCGAGGGTGAGCACGGTCGAGGCGATCACCCCGCCGAACACCGCGGTGCCCAGCGAGTGGCGCGAGGCGGCGCCGGCGCCCGCGGCGAGCACCAGCGGTATGAAGCCGAAGATCGCGGAGAGCGCGGTCATGAGGATGGGCCTCAGCCTCACGCGTGCCGCCTCGACCGCCGCCTCCACGATCGTGGCGCCCGCATCGCGCTTGTCCTTGGCGAACTCGATGAGCAGGATCGAGTTCTTGCTGGCGAGCCCGACCAGCATCACCAGGCCTATCTGGCAGTATATGTCGTTGTACAGGCCGCGCCAGAACTGGGCCCCCAGCGCCCCGAGTATGGCCAGCGGCACCGCCATCATGATCACCAGCGGCAGGGCCCAGCTCTCGTACTGGGCCGCGAGGAAGAGGAAGACGAAGGCGATGGAGAGCGCGAAGATGAGAGGGGCCAGCCCCGCGGACTTTATCTCCTGCAGCGCCGTTCCTGTCCACTCGAAGCCGTAGCCGGCCGGGAGGATCCTCTTTGCCAGCCGCTCCATCGCCGCTATCGCCTCGCCGGAGCTGTGTCCGGGCGCCGGCGCCCCGTTGAGCTCGACGCTGCGGTAGAGGTTGTAGCGCGTGATCGTCTGCGGCCCGGTGATCCTCCTCACGCCGACCAGCGCCGACAGGGGCACGAGATCGCCCGAGGCGGAGCGGACGTAGAGCCTGGAGATGTCGCCCACGTCGGCGCGGAAGCGGTCCTTGGCCTGGACGAAGACGCGGTAGACCCTGCCGAACTTGTTGAAGTCGTTCACGTAGAACGAGCCGAGGTAGGCCTGCAGGGTGTTGAATATGTCGGTGATCGCGATGCCCAGGGTTTTGGCCTTGGTGCGGTCGAGGTCGATGTAGAGCTGCGGGTAGTCGACCTTGAAGGTCTTGGAGAGGTGCGCGAGCGCCGGGTCATGCCTGGACGCTCCGATCATCTTCTTCGAAAGGTCGTCGAGGGCGCGGATGTCGCCGCCGCCCCTGTCCTGCAGCTCGAACTGGAAGCCGCCGGTGGTGGAGAGCCCCTCTATCGGGGGCGGGTTGAATGTGAAGGCGAGCATCTCCTCGAGGCCGAAGAGGTCCATCTGGACCCTCTCCATGACCGCCTCGACGCTCGATCCGGCGCCCCTGCGCTCAGACCACTCCTTGAGCGTCACGATGAAGGTCGTGGCGCTCGAGTCGAGGGCGCCGTTTATCATGTTGTAGCCCGCGATCGTGAGGACGTCCTCGACCTCTCCCCGGGACCTGACCATCCCCTCTATCCTGTCGCTCGTCGCCATGGAGCGCGAAAGGGACATGCCCTCCGGCCCCTGCGCTATGATGTAGAAGTAGCCCATGTCCTCGTCGGGCACGAAGGCGGTCGGCACATGCCCGGCAAGGAACCATGTGATGCCCATCAGCGCGAGGAAGAGGACCAGCACCGCCTTCCACCTGCCGACCAGGCGGCCGACCAGCGTCTGGTACAGGCCGCTGGAGAGGCCGAACCCCTTGTTGAAGCCGGTGAAGAGAGGGCCCTGCTTCGCGGGCTTGGGCCTGAGCACGATCGCGCAGAGGGCGGGCGCGATGGTGAGCGCGCAGACCGTGGAGATGCCGACCGCGAACGCGATGGTGAGCGCGAACTGCCTGTAGAGCTGCCCCGATATGCCGGGCATGAAGGCCACCGGCACGAAGACCGCGAAGAGCACGAGGGTCGTGGCGATGACCGGCCCCACCACCTCGGCCATGCCCTTCATGGCCGCGTCGAGCCCGCGGAGACCCTCCTGCTCGATGAGCCGCGAGGTGTTCTCCACGACGACGATCGCGTCGTCGACCACCGTGCCTATGGCGAGCACGAGCCCGAAGAGGGTGAGGGTGTTGATCGAGAAGCCGAACGCCATCATGACGCCGAAGGTGCCGATGAGCGAGACCGGTATGGTGATCGAGGGGATCAGCGTCGACCGCCAGTCCTGAAGGAACACGTAGATCACCGCGATCACCAGCAGCACCGCGAGCACGAGCGTGATCACGACCTCCTTGATCGACTCCTTCACGAACATCGTGGTGTCGTAGGGGATCGAGTAGGCGAGCCCCTCGGGGAAGCGCGCGGAGAGCTCCTCCAGCGTCTGCCTCGCCTGGCGCGATATCGCCACGGCGTTGGCGCCGGCGAGCTGGAACACGCCTATGCCCGCGCAGCTCTTGCCGTTGAGCTCGAACGACCATTGGTAGTTCTCCGCACCGAGCTCGACGTCGGCCACGTCGCGGATCCTCACGACCGATCCGTCCGCTGCGGTCCGCACGACGATGTCCCTGAACTCCTCCACATCCTCGAGGCGGCCCTTCGTGGTTATCGTGTACTGGAACGCGACGCTGTCGGAGCTGGGAGGCTGGCCCAGCCCGCCCGCGGCCACCTGCACGTTCTGGTCCTGGATCGCCCCCACCACGTCCTGCACCGCGAGGCCCATCCCGGTGAGCCGGTCCGGGTCGAGCCAGAAGCGCATGGAGTAGGCCCGCTCGCCGAATATGATCACGTCGCCCACGCCCGGGATTCGCTTGAGCACGTCCACCACGTTGATGGAGGCGTAGTTGGAGAGGAACAGCTCGTCGTAGCGGTTGTCGGTCGCAAAGAGGGTGGCGATGAGGATGAAGTTGCTGGACTTCTTCTGCGTGGTGACGCCGTACTTGCGCACGTCCTCCGGGACGCGGGGGAGCGCGATGTTGACGCGGTTCTGCACGTCCACCGCGGCGATGTCCTGGTCGTAGCCCACCTCGAACGTGACCGTGATGTTCGAGGAGCCGTCGTTGCCGCTGATCGAGGACATGTAGAGCATGCCGGGGGTGCCGTTGATCTGCTGCTCCAGCGGCTGGGTCACGCTCTTCTCCACGACCTCGGCGCTGGCGCCCGTGTAGGTGGCCGAGACCTGCACGACCGGCGGCGTGATCTGGGGGAACTGGGCGACCGGCAGGAGCGGTATGCACACCACGCCGGCCAGCACGATCACCAGCGAGATCACCGTGGAGAACTTGGGCCTCTTTATGAAAAAATCCACGAACATTCGATTCACCTGTCTGTCATTGCGAGGCCATGAAATGGCCGATGACGCTCTCGGCGTCATCTCCCCAGTATCGCCCTGTGGACGATCGCCTGCATGGTCTCCCCTGCCGCGGCGCTCTTCGCGGTCACGGTGTCGCCCGGCTTCACCAGCTGCAGCCCCTCGATTATCACCTCTTCGCCGGGCGAGAGGGCGCCGGTCACCGCCCGCATGCCGTCGTATTTCGCGCCGCTTGAGACGTAGACCCTCTTGGCCACGCTGCCCGCCTCGAGCGCCATGACGTACTGGCCGATCTGGTCGGCGGCGAGCGCCTTCTCGGGGATGAGCAGCGCCTCCTCGGATTCGCTCAGGAAGAGGCGGGCGTTCACGTACACGCCCGGCAGCAGCGTCTTCTCCGGGTTGGGGACCGTGGCGCGCATGGCCACGGTGCTCGTGCCCGCATCGACCTGGTTGTCCACGAACTCGAGGGTCCCCATGTGGGGGCACTGCTCCCCGTCGGCGAACGATATGCCGACCGAAAGCTCCGAGCGCGCCATATGCTCGACGATCCTGTGGGACTCCTCGTCGCTCGGGCTGAAGTAGACGTAGATGGGGTCGAGCAGCACGATGGTGGCGAGCTTCGTGGCCTCGCCCTTTCCCACGAGGTTGCCCACGTTCACGAGCGTGCGCCCCAACCTGCCGTCGAAGGGGGCGTAGACCCGGCAGTAGCCGAGGTTGAGGCTCGCCTGCTCGGCGGCGCCGGCGCTCGACTCGACGCGGGCCGCGGCCTCCTGCATGGAGGTGACCAGGTTGTCGAAGTTCTCCCTGGAGACGTAGTCCTTCTCAGAGAGGCCCCGGTACCGCTCGACCTGCTCCTTGGCGAAGGCGAGCTCCGCCTCGTCGCGGGCGAGCTGCCCCTTCGCCTCGGCCAGCGCCGCCTCGTAGGGCCTGGGGTCTATCACGTAGAGGAGGTCCCCCTCCTTCACGTCGTCGCCCTCCACGAAATTCCGCTCAACGAGAAACCCCTCGACCCTCGCTCTTATGTCCACGGTCATCTTCGCGGCGGTGGTGCCCACGTAGTCGATGTATATCGGCACGCTCTTTTTCACGACCGGCGCGACCGTGACCGTGGCCCGGCCCATGATCATGAGCTGCTCCTTATAGTGCATGTACGCGAGCAGTGCGAAGAGGAGGATCGCGCCGAAGATCAGCCTGCGCCTGGTGAGCCACCTCCCGCCGAGCTCGTACCTACCGATTCTCACCATAGGTCGTTTCCCTTTCCCCCTCCGCCGCGCCGGACGGCTCCGGGATCCTCTCGCCCACCGCGCGCACGAGGTCGGCGTAGGAGGTGTAGATCGCCGACTTCGAGTCGATGAGCTGCGCGCGCGCGTCGGCGAGAGTCGACTGCGCGTTGAGGAGCTCGACGATGTCCGCCGCGCCCTCCCTGTAGCGCGCCGACGATGCGTCGAACGACTCGCTCGCTGAGGCCATGAGGGCGCGGCTGGCCGAGAGGCTCTCGACCGCGGTCACATAGTTCTGGTACGCGTCCCAGACCTCCTTCACCACCGTATCGTTTGCGAGCTTGAGCTGCGCCTTTGCCGCCTCCAGGTCGTAGCGGGCCTCGCGGAGCGCGTTCTCCATGTCGAAGCCGTGAAATATCGGGATCTCGAGCCTGAGCCCGCCGTAGGCGGTGGCCTCCTCCACGCTCCTGGACCTGAACCAGCCGAGGGTCCCTGTGCCCGTGAGCTTGGGGAAGGGCAGCGAGCGCGCCGCGCGCATCTCGGACTCCCTCTGCCTCACCAGCGCCTGGGCCGCGCCGATGTCCGGCCTCGCCTCGCCCGCATCCGCGATCAGCGAGTCCACGTTCGTGCCGAGCTTTCGCACCGGCGGGTCGCCGAGCTCCTCGCCCACCGAGAGGGGGACGTTTGCGGGCCAGCCCACGACCGTCGCGAGCGCGCCCCTGGATATCTCCTTCGCACCCTTCGCGGAGGCGAGATCGAGCTTCACACGGGCCTCGCGCGCGCGGGCCTGCAGCACGTCGGAGACGGTGCTCGCGCCCGCCCGCCTCCGCGCCTCGGTGGCCGCGAGCGTCGTGGCCGCCTCCCTGAGGTCCTGCTCCGCGGCCTTCACGCGCGCTGCGTCGGCCAGGTGAGTGTAGTATGCCTTGGGCACGTCGCGGAGCACGTCCTGTATCGCCTGGTTGTGGGACCAGTTCGCGGCGGCGAGCGCCTCGCGGGCGGCGGCCGCCTTTGCGCTGCGGCCCCCGAAGTCGAGCAGCAGGTACGAAAGCCCCACCCCCATCTGCACGTACGACCTGTCGCTGGTGCCGAGCTGCTGGATCTTGCCCGCGGTCGCCTCGACCCCCCCGTCGATCGTGGGGTAGTAGGGCGACCTGGCCCTGGCCCAGCCCGCTGCGCGCGCCTTTGCCTGCGCCCAGGCGATTCTCGTGGAGTCGTTGCTGAGAAGCGCTGCGTCTATGAGGTCGGCGAGGGTGAGCGCCTCTCCGCCCTGCGGCGCAGGCTCCAGCGGGGGCTGCATCTCCCTTTCGATCCTCCGCTCCATCGCCGAATCGATCGCCGGGGCCGATGCCACCTGAACTCCGGGCGCTTGCGATGCGTGCCTTGCGGGGTTGAGCTCAGGGACCGGCCTCGGACATCCGCAGAGGAGCGCTGCCGCGGCCGATGCGATGAGGGGTGCGGAATATTTTCCAGAAAGGGGTATGCGCACGCAGGTCCCGCTGCTGTGCGCCCAGTTTCCCTCAGGAACTGGGCGGTAATTTCACAAGCGCGGTCAATATGTTATTTGCCCTGTGCTGTCAAACCGACAATGGATCTTTCCGGCGTCCGCATTGACCGTTGGATGGCGGTGTGCTCTCATGCGCGTCCGGAGGAGGTGGGGATGGCAAGCCTGGGATCGGTGGTGAGGTTTCTGAACGGGGAGCTCAGGGTCAAGTCCTTCAGGGACAGCTCGCGCAACGGGCTGCAGGTGAGGGGGCGCGGCGAGATCTGCAAGGTGGGGTTCGCGGTGGACGCCTCCATCGAGGTCTTCGAGAAGGCGGCCCGCGCCGGGTGCGATCTGGTGGTGGTGCACCACGGCATCCTGTGGAAGGGCAAGAGGGACGTGACCCACAACCGCGGCCGCAGGATCGCCTTCCTGAAGGGGCGCCGCATGGGCCTCTACGCGTGCCACCTGCCGCTCGACGCGCACCCGATATACGGCAACAACATCGTGCTGGCAGAGATGCTCGGGCTCGGCCGCATCGAGAGATTCGGCCGCTACGAGGGCGCATACATAGGATACATGGGGAGGTTTTCCCGCCCCATGCCGCTCCGCAGGCTCGCCTCGGTCCTGGGGAGGGGGATCGGCGCAAGGTGCCTTGCCCTGCCGTACGGAAAGGGGGCGGTCAGGACCGTGGGGATCGTCAGCGGCCGCGGCTCGAGCCTCTTTCCGGAAGCGGTGAGAAAGGGGCTCGACTGCTTCGTCACCGGCGAGATGCTGCACGAGGCGGTGGTCGAGGCCAGGGACGCGCGCGTGAGCCTCGTCATAGGGGGCCACTATGCCACCGAGACGGTGGGGGTGCGCGCCCTCATGCCCCTCATCGGGGAGCGCTTCGGGGTGGACACGGTCTTCATAGACGCGCCCGTCTCGATATGAATCTGGACACAGAAGCGCAGGGATAGTAGTGTACACGGACTTTCAAAAGGGAGGGTGCCATGGGGACGAAGGGACGCGAGATAGTGGGGCTTGACGTTGGGAAGCTCCTGGAGCTGCTCAACAAGGCGTACGCAGACGAGTGGCTCGCATACTACCAGTACTTCATCGGGGCCAAGCTGGTTAATGGGCCGATGCGCGAGGCCACGGTGGCGGAGCTCACGCAGCACGCGGCGGACGAGCTCAGGCATGCGGGGCTTCTGGTCGACCGGATCATCCAGCTGGGCGGAACTCCGCTCACCAAGCCCGAGGAGTGGTACAAGTGGACCAACTGCGGCTACGATGCGCCAAACGATCCGTACGTTGAGGCGATACTCGCGCAGAACATAAAGGGCGAGCAGTGCGCGATCGGGGTTTACCAGAAGCTGCTCGACCTCACGCGCGACAGGGACATAGTCACCTTCAACATGGTGAGCACGATCCTCACCGACGAGGTTGAGCACGAGGAGGACCTGCAGGCCATCGCCGAGGACATCGAGGTGATGAAGAAGCACAACAGGTAAGAGGGGACCTGCCCTCAGATAGTGATAATAACGGCACTTCCGAGAGGGGGTGCCGTTTTTGTCGCTATTTACGCCAA is part of the Pseudomonadota bacterium genome and encodes:
- a CDS encoding Nif3-like dinuclear metal center hexameric protein, with translation MASLGSVVRFLNGELRVKSFRDSSRNGLQVRGRGEICKVGFAVDASIEVFEKAARAGCDLVVVHHGILWKGKRDVTHNRGRRIAFLKGRRMGLYACHLPLDAHPIYGNNIVLAEMLGLGRIERFGRYEGAYIGYMGRFSRPMPLRRLASVLGRGIGARCLALPYGKGAVRTVGIVSGRGSSLFPEAVRKGLDCFVTGEMLHEAVVEARDARVSLVIGGHYATETVGVRALMPLIGERFGVDTVFIDAPVSI
- a CDS encoding ferritin → MGTKGREIVGLDVGKLLELLNKAYADEWLAYYQYFIGAKLVNGPMREATVAELTQHAADELRHAGLLVDRIIQLGGTPLTKPEEWYKWTNCGYDAPNDPYVEAILAQNIKGEQCAIGVYQKLLDLTRDRDIVTFNMVSTILTDEVEHEEDLQAIAEDIEVMKKHNR
- a CDS encoding multidrug efflux RND transporter permease subunit, whose amino-acid sequence is MFVDFFIKRPKFSTVISLVIVLAGVVCIPLLPVAQFPQITPPVVQVSATYTGASAEVVEKSVTQPLEQQINGTPGMLYMSSISGNDGSSNITVTFEVGYDQDIAAVDVQNRVNIALPRVPEDVRKYGVTTQKKSSNFILIATLFATDNRYDELFLSNYASINVVDVLKRIPGVGDVIIFGERAYSMRFWLDPDRLTGMGLAVQDVVGAIQDQNVQVAAGGLGQPPSSDSVAFQYTITTKGRLEDVEEFRDIVVRTAADGSVVRIRDVADVELGAENYQWSFELNGKSCAGIGVFQLAGANAVAISRQARQTLEELSARFPEGLAYSIPYDTTMFVKESIKEVVITLVLAVLLVIAVIYVFLQDWRSTLIPSITIPVSLIGTFGVMMAFGFSINTLTLFGLVLAIGTVVDDAIVVVENTSRLIEQEGLRGLDAAMKGMAEVVGPVIATTLVLFAVFVPVAFMPGISGQLYRQFALTIAFAVGISTVCALTIAPALCAIVLRPKPAKQGPLFTGFNKGFGLSSGLYQTLVGRLVGRWKAVLVLFLALMGITWFLAGHVPTAFVPDEDMGYFYIIAQGPEGMSLSRSMATSDRIEGMVRSRGEVEDVLTIAGYNMINGALDSSATTFIVTLKEWSERRGAGSSVEAVMERVQMDLFGLEEMLAFTFNPPPIEGLSTTGGFQFELQDRGGGDIRALDDLSKKMIGASRHDPALAHLSKTFKVDYPQLYIDLDRTKAKTLGIAITDIFNTLQAYLGSFYVNDFNKFGRVYRVFVQAKDRFRADVGDISRLYVRSASGDLVPLSALVGVRRITGPQTITRYNLYRSVELNGAPAPGHSSGEAIAAMERLAKRILPAGYGFEWTGTALQEIKSAGLAPLIFALSIAFVFLFLAAQYESWALPLVIMMAVPLAILGALGAQFWRGLYNDIYCQIGLVMLVGLASKNSILLIEFAKDKRDAGATIVEAAVEAARVRLRPILMTALSAIFGFIPLVLAAGAGAASRHSLGTAVFGGVIASTVLTLGIVPVIYVVVQGLAERGLSGADVALAARQMRDWGRAGWRWSCAAYAWVRARRARRAAGTGELQAED
- a CDS encoding efflux RND transporter periplasmic adaptor subunit; the protein is MVRIGRYELGGRWLTRRRLIFGAILLFALLAYMHYKEQLMIMGRATVTVAPVVKKSVPIYIDYVGTTAAKMTVDIRARVEGFLVERNFVEGDDVKEGDLLYVIDPRPYEAALAEAKGQLARDEAELAFAKEQVERYRGLSEKDYVSRENFDNLVTSMQEAAARVESSAGAAEQASLNLGYCRVYAPFDGRLGRTLVNVGNLVGKGEATKLATIVLLDPIYVYFSPSDEESHRIVEHMARSELSVGISFADGEQCPHMGTLEFVDNQVDAGTSTVAMRATVPNPEKTLLPGVYVNARLFLSESEEALLIPEKALAADQIGQYVMALEAGSVAKRVYVSSGAKYDGMRAVTGALSPGEEVIIEGLQLVKPGDTVTAKSAAAGETMQAIVHRAILGR
- a CDS encoding TolC family protein; this translates as MASAPAIDSAMERRIEREMQPPLEPAPQGGEALTLADLIDAALLSNDSTRIAWAQAKARAAGWARARSPYYPTIDGGVEATAGKIQQLGTSDRSYVQMGVGLSYLLLDFGGRSAKAAAAREALAAANWSHNQAIQDVLRDVPKAYYTHLADAARVKAAEQDLREAATTLAATEARRRAGASTVSDVLQARAREARVKLDLASAKGAKEISRGALATVVGWPANVPLSVGEELGDPPVRKLGTNVDSLIADAGEARPDIGAAQALVRQRESEMRAARSLPFPKLTGTGTLGWFRSRSVEEATAYGGLRLEIPIFHGFDMENALREARYDLEAAKAQLKLANDTVVKEVWDAYQNYVTAVESLSASRALMASASESFDASSARYREGAADIVELLNAQSTLADARAQLIDSKSAIYTSYADLVRAVGERIPEPSGAAEGERETTYGENR